The DNA sequence AGCGTCCGTGCGCTGTCTTTGACGAGCCAGCCAACGGTGCGTCGGTGTTCATGCGGAATCGGTGATGTCCGCATCGAACGGTAAGCAGAATGGTAAGCATCAGCGTCTCTCGTCGAACGCGTCAGGAGGTTAGCTTCGGAAGGCTCTCGATCATGCGGACGGTCTCGACGCTGACGGTGGTGACGCGCTTGATTAGGTCGACGATGTAGCGGGGGTCGTTGTGCTCGTCGCACCAGTCGTCGGGGTCATTGACGATCCCCGAGGCATTATCCGTCTTGACCTGGTAGCGGTCGATCAGCCACTCCAGAGCTGTACGCGACCCCAGCAAGTAGCGGTGGGCCTCGTCCGGGATGCCGGTCAGCGTCACACGGGAGTTGTAGACGATGGCGGAGCGGTCGGTCTTGGAGCGCCAGCGCATCTTGGTGACCCGCCACGGTTCGCGGTCGTTGCTGTCGAGGGTGCCGGTAATGTGCTCGGTTAGCGGGTACGCCTCGACGGTCTCGTAGCCGAGGTGGAGGTCGGCCAGCCGTCGCCCGGCGTTGTTGAAGGCCTGGAAGTCATCGACCGAGTCGACCTTGGGGATACGTGGAAGCATTTTCTTGAGATCGGCGGCGAAGGTCTCTCGGTACTGCGGTGAGTGAAGCAATCCGTAGACGTAGCAATAGATGTCGTCCTTGGTGACCTCTTGGCCGAATGTCTTCTGGTAGTCGGCGAGGATCGAGTCGCTGACGTTGTCAATACGGCCGTAGCCGTCAATGGAATCTTCCGAATCGGAAAGCAGGTGCTCGTGCTGACCGACCGCTTTATAGGTCCAGCGTGGGAAAAACTGCCCCGCTTTACCATATTGCCGTTGCGATCTGGCCAGTCGATCCATCGACAGGCTTGGTCGTATTTCTTCGCTAGCAGCGGATCCAGCTCGAAGTAGCGGACCAGCAGCTGCTCGAACTTTGTACCCCGCTCCGAGTTGCTGGGGGCTTGCCGGAAGGCCTCAATGACCTCGTGCACGGTTGCCATGCCGCCGATTATTTCCGTTAGAGCGGCGACGGTGTTGGCCTGGCTCTGTTGTCGGTCCAGGCAAGGCGGTTCACCCCAACCCGCAAGTTAAGCCTCCCTGTTGGGGGCTAGTAGGAGACCTGTGCGCGTTGGAGGTAGGTCGGGAATGGCTCTGCAACCCAGCACCTTCATATCACTCGGCATTTCAGGGAGTGCTGCCCGCAGCTTCGCTGCTGCGTCCACGGTGCAAGACGGCGCGTTTGCTGTTGCCCATTGCCACGCTCGACGGGCACGCCAGCGGGCGGGTCGGCTAAGCGCCGGTTCGCCGCCACCCGCCTGAACTCCGGCTGGCCAACCTCCAATCCGCTGATTCGTCCGAGGCGCCGCAAGTGGTCCTGCACTGAGCCGGCTGAGCCTCGGTGTCTGCCGCTGTTGCCGGTCTCCAGCGACGGATGGTAACCGGAAGGTATCCGCTGGCAGCGATGGTGAGGCTCCCTCGGTACGGGCGTGACCCCTTCCGTGTCCGCGCAGCCCGAGTCGCCGCTAGCCGGCTCAGACTGGCTCAATGCGGTCCGTGCGGGTCCTTCCGCTGACCTCAGGATCGGTGGCGATTGGCTGTCAGTTCGGCGTCACCATCCCTCTCGCACCCTTGCAAGGCTCTTGGAACCAGCCACCCCTGTGCCTAGCCTGGCGATCACCCGTCGACCCTTAGGGCAGTCTGTGACCAGCAGCTCTCTCCTCAGCCGGCCGCGGCGACCTAGGTCAGCACCAAGCACTACAGTGAGGGCGTGGATGGGGATCGAGCACCAGACGAGGCAGTTGTGCACGTTGCACTCGACGAAACGTTCGACCCAGTAGTTGGAGTTT is a window from the Microlunatus panaciterrae genome containing:
- a CDS encoding type ISP restriction/modification enzyme, translating into MDRLARSQRQYGKAGQFFPRWTYKAVGQHEHLLSDSEDSIDGYGRIDNVSDSILADYQKTFGQEVTKDDIYCYVYGLLHSPQYRETFAADLKKMLPRIPKVDSVDDFQAFNNAGRRLADLHLGYETVEAYPLTEHITGTLDSNDREPWRVTKMRWRSKTDRSAIVYNSRVTLTGIPDEAHRYLLGSRTALEWLIDRYQVKTDNASGIVNDPDDWCDEHNDPRYIVDLIKRVTTVSVETVRMIESLPKLTS